The Drosophila innubila isolate TH190305 chromosome 3R unlocalized genomic scaffold, UK_Dinn_1.0 2_E_3R, whole genome shotgun sequence genome has a segment encoding these proteins:
- the LOC117789644 gene encoding uncharacterized protein LOC117789644 isoform X1 codes for MSQNQSYFWQTTRHNVYLKRSAKWHMAMALMVVLTFSTICAAEFDNDGDDIAANLPDLQKNLEPQGIPDKVTEMNGGIQKKSADVDGASTLKGNFLDGFTASISVILLTELGDKTFFIAAIMAMRHPRLIVFGGAIAALALMTVLSCVFGLAANLIPKIYTHYISTALFLIFGLKMLYDGYKMKPTDAQEELEEVQSELRKREDELMRRATRKYDDSDAKRKNSNSDKEDASEQALIHGRKVSVVGSANPNNVSEMQHRQRKPTNNNHINNNNTTNNSTNNTINNKQTNCDKTCNDVDYHDTEVVLKDGGRYVEQLKMTTFHGSPAHSASIASSNQTEQTHCDNSPRNTQNASVDPNSSTSSKDSSGNTLGATVLRAPLAGHDSMNSLNGSLGEEDAGTVNSALKSRLDRDVNASLVHDPESGRRNKMYRSASYFTMRIFAQAFTMTFLAEWGDRSQVTTIVLAARQDVYGVIVGGVIGHCICTGLAVIGGRLVASKISVRTVTLVGGIVFIGFAIYALLSTPSDL; via the exons ATGTCACAAAATCAATCATATTTCTGGCAAACGACCAGACACAATGTATACCTAAAGAGATCAGCCAAATGGCATATGGCTATGGCATTAATGGTGGTCCTTACATTCTCCACCATATGTGCGGCGGAGTTTGACAATGATGGCGATGATATTGCGGCCAATTTGCCGGATCTACAGAAG AATTTGGAACCCCAAGGTATACCGGATAAAGTAACGGAAATGAATGGTGGAATACAAAAGAAATCAGCGGATGTGGATGGGGCTTCAACATTAAAGGGGAACTTTCTCGATGGGTTCACCGCATCGATCTCTGTTATATTGTTAACAGAGCTAGGCGATAAGACTTTCTTTATTGCTGCTATTATGGCCATGCGCCACCCGCGTTTGATTGTCTTTGGCGGTGCCATTGCCGCCTTGGCCCTTATGACGGTTCTCTCGTGCGTATTTGGCTTGGCAGCAAACCTTATTCCTAAG ATTTATACGCATTATATATCAActgcattatttttaatatttggcttaaaaatgttgtacGACGGTTACAAAATGAAACCAACCGATGCCCAAGAGGAGCTCGAGGAGGTTCAAAGCGAATTGCGTAAGCGAGAGGATGAG CTAATGCGGCGAGCGACTCGCAAATATGATGATTCCGATGCGAAACGCAAGAATAGCAACTCGGACAAGGAGGATGCCAGCGAACAGGCACTCATACATGGTCGCAAAGTGAGCGTTGTGGGATCTGCGAATCCCAACAATGTATCCGAGATGCAACATCGCCAGCGAAAGCCCACCAATAACAATcacattaacaataacaataccaCCAATAACTCAACTAATAATACTATTAATAATAAGCAAACTAACTGTGATAAAACCTGCAACGATGTGGACTATCACGACACCGAAGTGGTGCTCAAGGATGGTGGCCGTTATGTGGAACAACTGAAAATGACTACGTTTCATGGCAGTCCAGCGCACTCGGCATCGATCGCCTCATCGAACCAGACCGAACAAACCCATTGTGATAATAGTCCACGCAACACTCAAAATGCTTCCGTCGATCCCAACTCGTCTACCTCCTCCAAGGACTCCTCGGGCAATACACTAGGCGCGACTGTGCTGCGTGCCCCTCTTGCTGGACACGATAGCATGAATAGTTTGAATGGCAGCCTTGGCGAGGAGGATGCTGGAACTGTGAATAGCGCACTTAAATCACGG ctGGATCGTGATGTTAATGCTTCGCTTGTCCACGATCCGGAGAGTGGACGCCGTAACAAAATGTACCGCAGTGCATCCTATTTTACTATGCGCATATTTGCCCAGGCCTTTACGATGACCTTTCTTGCCGAATGGGGCGATCGCTCCCAAGTGACAACTATTGTTCTAGCTGCCAGACAG GACGTCTATGGCGTAATTGTGGGCGGCGTTATTGGCCATTGCATCTGCACTGGCTTGGCTGTGATTGGCGGTCGTCTAGTGGCTTCCAAAATCTCGGTGCGCACTGTCACCCTTGTGGGTGGCATTGTATTTATTGGGTTTGCTATCTACGCCCTGCTCAGTACTCCAAGTGATCTATAA
- the LOC117789644 gene encoding transmembrane protein 165 isoform X2, which produces MSQNQSYFWQTTRHNVYLKRSAKWHMAMALMVVLTFSTICAAEFDNDGDDIAANLPDLQKNLEPQGIPDKVTEMNGGIQKKSADVDGASTLKGNFLDGFTASISVILLTELGDKTFFIAAIMAMRHPRLIVFGGAIAALALMTVLSCVFGLAANLIPKIYTHYISTALFLIFGLKMLYDGYKMKPTDAQEELEEVQSELRKREDELDRDVNASLVHDPESGRRNKMYRSASYFTMRIFAQAFTMTFLAEWGDRSQVTTIVLAARQDVYGVIVGGVIGHCICTGLAVIGGRLVASKISVRTVTLVGGIVFIGFAIYALLSTPSDL; this is translated from the exons ATGTCACAAAATCAATCATATTTCTGGCAAACGACCAGACACAATGTATACCTAAAGAGATCAGCCAAATGGCATATGGCTATGGCATTAATGGTGGTCCTTACATTCTCCACCATATGTGCGGCGGAGTTTGACAATGATGGCGATGATATTGCGGCCAATTTGCCGGATCTACAGAAG AATTTGGAACCCCAAGGTATACCGGATAAAGTAACGGAAATGAATGGTGGAATACAAAAGAAATCAGCGGATGTGGATGGGGCTTCAACATTAAAGGGGAACTTTCTCGATGGGTTCACCGCATCGATCTCTGTTATATTGTTAACAGAGCTAGGCGATAAGACTTTCTTTATTGCTGCTATTATGGCCATGCGCCACCCGCGTTTGATTGTCTTTGGCGGTGCCATTGCCGCCTTGGCCCTTATGACGGTTCTCTCGTGCGTATTTGGCTTGGCAGCAAACCTTATTCCTAAG ATTTATACGCATTATATATCAActgcattatttttaatatttggcttaaaaatgttgtacGACGGTTACAAAATGAAACCAACCGATGCCCAAGAGGAGCTCGAGGAGGTTCAAAGCGAATTGCGTAAGCGAGAGGATGAG ctGGATCGTGATGTTAATGCTTCGCTTGTCCACGATCCGGAGAGTGGACGCCGTAACAAAATGTACCGCAGTGCATCCTATTTTACTATGCGCATATTTGCCCAGGCCTTTACGATGACCTTTCTTGCCGAATGGGGCGATCGCTCCCAAGTGACAACTATTGTTCTAGCTGCCAGACAG GACGTCTATGGCGTAATTGTGGGCGGCGTTATTGGCCATTGCATCTGCACTGGCTTGGCTGTGATTGGCGGTCGTCTAGTGGCTTCCAAAATCTCGGTGCGCACTGTCACCCTTGTGGGTGGCATTGTATTTATTGGGTTTGCTATCTACGCCCTGCTCAGTACTCCAAGTGATCTATAA